One Roseimicrobium gellanilyticum DNA window includes the following coding sequences:
- the prmC gene encoding peptide chain release factor N(5)-glutamine methyltransferase, which produces MKPLLETLQSGTDYLAKRGVEEARLNMEHLLAHVLGCRRLDLYLRFDQSLTESELQPLRELTKRRGEGEPLQHLLGTVEFHGNEFVCDHRALIPRPETEHFVHLLTEHHHSKDHPASVLDVGTGSGCIGLSLAKAWPGAAVTLVDVSEDALELARLNAERAGLSAHAVKLVRSDLFEKLPSATFDVIVANLPYIPAGELAELSREVRRDPVLALDGGPSGLDIIFRLVAEAPQHLNPGGLLALELHHDQALRVSERLQSLGFTDIQTHRDLPGIERFVFARHPGTPPAAIEP; this is translated from the coding sequence ATGAAGCCTCTCCTCGAAACGCTGCAATCCGGCACTGACTACCTTGCCAAGCGCGGCGTGGAAGAGGCCCGGCTGAACATGGAGCACCTGCTGGCACACGTCCTCGGGTGCCGGAGGCTCGATCTGTACCTGCGCTTCGACCAGTCCCTGACTGAGTCGGAGCTGCAGCCGCTCCGTGAGCTCACGAAGCGGCGTGGTGAGGGTGAGCCTCTCCAGCACTTGCTGGGCACGGTGGAGTTTCACGGCAATGAGTTCGTGTGCGATCACCGTGCCCTCATCCCCCGCCCCGAGACAGAGCACTTCGTGCACCTGCTCACGGAGCATCATCATTCCAAGGACCACCCCGCCAGCGTACTGGACGTGGGAACCGGCAGCGGCTGCATCGGGCTCTCGCTGGCAAAGGCATGGCCGGGCGCGGCTGTCACCTTGGTGGATGTCTCTGAGGACGCTCTCGAACTGGCCCGGCTGAATGCCGAACGCGCCGGCCTCTCCGCCCATGCGGTAAAGCTGGTGCGCAGCGACCTGTTTGAGAAACTTCCCTCCGCCACCTTCGACGTCATCGTGGCCAACCTCCCCTACATCCCCGCCGGAGAGCTGGCGGAGCTGAGCCGTGAAGTGCGCCGTGACCCCGTGCTGGCACTGGATGGCGGCCCCTCCGGGCTGGACATCATCTTCCGTCTGGTCGCAGAGGCCCCCCAGCACTTGAACCCTGGTGGTCTTCTGGCCCTGGAGCTGCACCACGATCAGGCACTTCGTGTCAGCGAGCGCTTGCAAAGTCTTGGTTTCACGGACATTCAGACACACCGCGACCTCCCGGGTATCGAGCGTTTTGTTTTCGCCCGCCATCCCGGCACGCCTCCCGCGGCGATAGAACCCTGA